The Caenorhabditis elegans chromosome II genome has a segment encoding these proteins:
- the lat-1 gene encoding Latrophilin-like protein 1 (Confirmed by transcript evidence), protein MRRNKTTYSLLQTILVACLLTVTPTFASNKPTTDESGTISHTICDGEAAELSCPAGKVISIVLGNYGRFSVAVCLPDNDIVPSNINCQNHKTKSILEKKCNGDSMCYFTVDKKTFTEDPCPNTPKYLEVKYNCVVPATTTTTTTTTSTTTTDSSLIVDEEEEAQKDALNSDVIKPVKKKEDVFCSATNRRGVNWQNTKSGTTSSAPCPEGSSGKQLWACTEEGQWLTEFPNSAGCESNWISSRNSVLSGVISSEDVSGLPEFLRNLGSETRRPMVGGDLPKVLHLLEKTVNVIAEESWAYQHLPLSNKGAVEVMNYMLRNQEIWGSWDVTKRKEFASRFILAAEKAMVASAKGMMTSAESNVIVQPAITVEISHKIKMSSQPTDYILFPSAALWNGQNVDNVNIPRDAILKINKDETQVFFSSFDNLGAQMTPSDVTVAIAGTDQTEVRKRRVVSRIVGASLIENGKERRVENLTQPVRITFYHKESSVRHLSNPTCVWWNHHELKWKPSGCKLSYHNKTMTSCDCTHLTHFAVLMDVRGHDLNEIDQTLLTLLTYVGCIISIICLLLTFFAYLIFSRNGGDRVFIHENLCLSLAIAEITFLAGITRTEDSLQCGIIAVALMYMFLSALTWMLLEGYHIHRMLTEVFPSDPRRFTYLLVGYIPPAIITLVAYLYNSDGFGTPDHCWLSTQNNFIWFFAGPACFIFCANSLVLVKTLCTVYQHTSGGYLPCRHDVDSGRSIRNWVKGSLALASLLGVTWIFGLFWVEDSRSIVMAYVFTISNSLQGLFIFLFHVVFAEKMRKDVGHWMYRRGCGGSSNSSPNHKRHNVQRDLMSPGVNSSTGSDFLYNTNDKYLTNSDTTNRLVYNGIMNHPNQMSVYQQHPHHQIYEQQPGTYDYATIAYGDMMPGHRVAAPPAYQRLAVAEGRYGSQHQLYQGWHHRPPPEFSPPPPPLSTGPPNSRHYGTGSSGRRPPSSKMSDDSAYSDGSSSMLTTEVTPQGQTVLRIDLNKPSMYCQDL, encoded by the exons ATGCGACGTAACAAAACGACTTATTCGTTGCTCCAAACGATTCTGGTAGCTTGTCTACTGACTGTTACTCCAACTTTCGCCAGCAACAAGCCGACAACGGATGAAAGTG gaaCCATCTCACACACAATATGTGATGGTGAAGCTGCTGAACTGAGTTGTCCTGCTGGAAAAGTAATCTCGATTGTCCTAGGAAACTATGGAAGATTCTCTGTCGCTGTTTGCCTTCCTGACAATGACATCGTTCCATCCAACATCAACTGCCAAAACCACAAGACAAAGTCAATTCTGGAGAAgaa GTGCAATGGAGACTCAATGTGCTACTTCACTGTCGACAAGAAGACGTTCACCGAGGATCCGTGTCCAAATACACCAAAATATCTGGAAGTGAAATACAATTGTGTTGTTCCTG CTACCACGACGACTACAACCACAACTACATCAACTACTACAACCGATAGCAGTTTGATTGTGGACGAAGAAGAGGAGGCTCAAAAG GATGCCCTCAATTCGGACGTTATAAAACCAgtgaaaaagaaggaagatGTGTTTTGTTCGGCAACCAATCGACGAGGAGTTAACTGGCAGAATACAAAATCTGGTACAACATCAAGTGCACCATGTCCTGAAGGATCTAGTGGAAAACAGCTTTGGGCCTGTACGGAAGAAGGGCAATGGCTCACAGAATTTCCAAATAGTGCTGGATGTGAGAGCAACTGGATTTCCTCAAGAAATAGTGTTTTGAGTGGTGTTATTTCGAGTGAGGATGTCTCTGGATTACCGGAATTTCTTCGAAATCTTGGATCTGAAACACGGCGGCCGATGGTTGGAGGTGATCTTCCGAAAGTTCTACATCTTCTCgaaaaaactgtaaatgtGATTGCTGAAGAAAGTTGGGCTTATCAACATTTACCACTCTCTAACAAAGGAGCTGTCGAAGTAATGAACTACATGCTCcgaaatcaagaaatttggGGAAGTTGGGATGTAACAAAGCGAAAAGAATTTGCATCTCGATTCATTTTGGCTGCTGAGAAAGCAATGGTTGCATCTGCGAAAGGAATGATGACATCGGCAGAATCGAATGTGATTGTGCAACCAGCGATCACTGttgaaatttcacacaaaatAAAGATGTCGTCACAGCCAACAGACTACATTTTATTCCCGTCAGCCGCTTTATGGAATGGGCAGAATGTTGATAATGTAAATATTCCACGAGATGCTATATTGAAGATCAACAAAGACGAGACTCAAgtatttttctcttcttttgaTAATCTCGGAGCACAAATGACACCTTCTGATGTTACTGTAGCTATCGCTGGAACTGATCAAACTGAAGTTAGAAAACGGCGCGTCGTCTCAAGAATTGTTGGAGCATCtttgattgaaaatggaaaagagagACGAGTTGAGAATCTGACACAACCAGTTCGGATTACATTCTATCACAAAGAATCGTCAGTCCGTCATTTGAGCAATCCGACGTGTGTCTGGTGGAATCATCATGAACTGAAATGGAAACCTTCTGGATGTAAACTCAGTTATCATAATAAGACAATGACGTCATGTGACTGTACTCATCTCACACATTTTGCTGTTTTGATGGATGTACGAGGACACGATCTGAATGAAATCGACCAAACGCTTCTCACTTTGCTGACTTATGTTGGATGCATTATCTCGATTATTTGTCTTCTACTCACTTTCTTCGCCTACttgattttcagcagaaaTGGAGGTGACCG agtaTTCATCCACGAGAATCTTTGCCTCTCACTGGCCATCGCCGAAATCACATTCTTGGCTGGAATCACACGAACAGAAGATTCACTACAATGTGGAATTATCGCCGTCGCATTGATGTACATGTTCTTATCAGCACTTACATGGATGCTTTTGGAAGGATATCACATTCATAGAATGCTCACTGAAGTTTTCCCATCAGATCCTCGCCGTTTCACATACCTACTCGTCGGCTACATTCCACCAGCAATCATCACACTTGTGGCCTACTTGTACAATTCTGATGGATTTGGAACTCCCGATCATTGCTGGCTTAGTACTCAAAACAACTTCATTTGGTTCTTTGCGGGTCCGGCTTGCTTCATCTTCTGTGCCAACAGTCTTGTGCTCGTTAAGACTTTGTGCACAGTTTATCAGCACACAAGTGGAGGATATCTTCCATGTCGTCACGATGTTGATTCTGGAAGATCGATTCGTAACTGGGTCAAAGGATCATTGGCGTTGGCGAGTTTGCTAGGAGTGACATGGATATTTGGACTTTTCTGGGTTGAAGACTCACGATCCATCGTAATGGCATATGTATTTACGATTTCAAATTCTCTTCAAGGACTCTTCATTTTCCTATTCCACGTCGtctttgctgaaaaaatgcgTAAAGATGTTGGACATTGGATGTATCGACGTGGATGTGGAGGATCAAGTAATTCATCACCAAATCACAAGAGACATAATGTTCAACGAGATTTAATGTCACCTGGAGTAAATAGTTCAACTGGAAGTGATTTCCTg TACAACACGAACGACAAGTACCTGACCAACTCGGATACTACGAATCGATTGGTATATAATGGAATAATGAATCATCCTAATCAAATGTCCGTATATCAACAACATCCACATCATCAAATTTATGAACAACAACCGG GAACGTATGATTATGCAACCATCGCATATGGAGATATGATGCCTGGACATCGTGTTGCTGCTCCACCGGCTTATCAACGACTTGCCGTTGCCGAAGGTCGGTACGGTAGCCAACATCAACTCTACCAAGGATGGCATCATCGTCCTCCTCCAGAGTTCTCACCCCCACCACCCCCACTGTCAACTGGACCACCGAACTCGCGTCACTATGGGACTGGCTCCAGTGGACGACGGCCGCCGAGCTCAAAGATGAGT
- the ddx-19 gene encoding RNA helicase (Confirmed by transcript evidence), with product MGRGRGQQNPAFVPRPRDTPPQYGGHQAAQQFVKPDSKYKFTKPATEEAHEQVPVPADIALLNKFIQKEVKMMKDVVVDVQRQDPKSPLYSISSFRELRLKPEVLKALDTMNFQFPTRIQETALPLLLMEPPSNLIAQAQSGTGKTAAFVLTMLCRIDVNLMCPQCICLAPTLELAKQIGEVVEKMGKFIDNLKIHYAIKGGNMAAMRGRKLTEQIVIGTPGITRDYLQKYKCIDPSKIRCLVLDEADVMIYHQGFTDISTTIYNMVEDASDSVQSMLFSATYDEPVINFATKIIKNAIVVMLKREEQALPNIKQFYVQCACRDSKYAAIVNLYSGLAVASSVIFCHTKASVMWLYENMRARGHQVDVLHGDMTVVERADTIIHFKRGDFKVLITTNVFARGIDVAQVSVVINYDLPIKYTDEGTPMVVDGFTQPDCETYLHRIGRTGRFGKTGIAINLIDSEDSMNMINVLENHFQMKIARMDPSNLVELEAIEMA from the exons ATGGGACGTGGAAGAGGACAACAAAATCCAGCTTTTGTTCCACGACCAAGAGATACACCACCTCAGTACGGTGGACACCAAGCTGCACAACAATTTGTGAAACCG gatTCGAAGTACAAGTTCACGAAACCGGCAACAGAAGAAGCTCATGAACAAGTTCCAGTTCCAGCAGATATTGCTTTGCTAAATAAGTTCATTCAAAAGGAGGTGAAGATGATGAAAGACGTTGTCGTTGACGTGCAAAGACAAGACCCAAAATCTCCTTTGTACTCAATCTCATCCTTCCGTGAACTTCGTTTAAAACCCGAAGTACTCAAGGCTCTTGACACGATGAATTTCCAGTTCCCAACTAGAATTCAAGAAACAGCTTTACCACTTCTTCTTATGGAGCC ACCATCCAACCTTATTGCTCAAGCCCAATCCGGTACCGGAAAAACTGCTGCATTTGTGCTCACCATGCTCTGCAGGATTGATGTCAATCTGATGTGCCCCCAGTGCATTTGTTTGGCACCGACTCTTGAATTGGCCAAGCAGATCGGAGAAGTTGTTGAGAAGATGGGAAAATTcattgataatttgaaaattcactacGCGATCAAAGGAGGAAATATGGCTGCAATGAGAGGACGAAAGCTTACTGAACAAATTGTTATTGGAACTCCAGGGATC ACTCGCGACTACCTTCAAAAGTACAAGTGCATTGATCCGAGCAAGATCCGTTGCTTGGTACTTGACGAAGCTGATGTGATGATTTATCATCAAGGATTCACTGATATCTCAACTACAATCTATAA tatGGTCGAAGATGCTTCAGATTCTGTCCAATCAATGTTGTTCTCAGCCACGTACGACGAACCAGTGATCAATTTCGCAACAAAAATCATCAAGAATGCAATTGTAGTAAT GTTGAAACGTGAAGAACAAGCATTGCCGAACATTAAGCAGTTCTACGTTCAATGCGCCTGTAGAGATTCGAAATATGCG GCTATCGTCAACCTTTACAGTGGACTCGCTGTCGCCTCATCCGTCATTTTCTGTCACACGAAGGCTAGTGTTATGTGGTTGTATGAGAACATGAGAGCAAGAGGACATCAAGTTGATGTTTTACATGGAGATATGACTGTTGTCGAGAGAGCTGATACGATCATCCATTTCAAGCGCGGCGACTTCAAAGTTCTGATCACGACGAACGTGTTTGCTCGTGGAATTGATGTAGCGCAGGTGTCGGTGGTGATTAATTACGATCTTCCGATCAAGTACACCGATGAAGGAACTCCGATGGTGGTGGATGGATTCACTCAACCTGATTGTGAAACTTACCTCCACCGTATTGGAAGAACTGGAAGATTTGGAAAGACTGGTATTGCCATTAATTTGATCGATTCAGAAGACTCGATGAACATGATTAATGTGCTCGAAAATCATTTCC agatgAAGATCGCTCGAATGGATCCATCGAATTTGGTAGAGCTAGAAGCCATAGAAATGGCATAA
- the lat-1 gene encoding Latrophilin-like protein 1 (Confirmed by transcript evidence), whose amino-acid sequence MRRNKTTYSLLQTILVACLLTVTPTFASNKPTTDESGTISHTICDGEAAELSCPAGKVISIVLGNYGRFSVAVCLPDNDIVPSNINCQNHKTKSILEKKCNGKQTCRFFVDTFLFDDACPMMSKYLEVQHECHEATTTTTTTTTSTTTTDSSLIVDEEEEAQKDALNSDVIKPVKKKEDVFCSATNRRGVNWQNTKSGTTSSAPCPEGSSGKQLWACTEEGQWLTEFPNSAGCESNWISSRNSVLSGVISSEDVSGLPEFLRNLGSETRRPMVGGDLPKVLHLLEKTVNVIAEESWAYQHLPLSNKGAVEVMNYMLRNQEIWGSWDVTKRKEFASRFILAAEKAMVASAKGMMTSAESNVIVQPAITVEISHKIKMSSQPTDYILFPSAALWNGQNVDNVNIPRDAILKINKDETQVFFSSFDNLGAQMTPSDVTVAIAGTDQTEVRKRRVVSRIVGASLIENGKERRVENLTQPVRITFYHKESSVRHLSNPTCVWWNHHELKWKPSGCKLSYHNKTMTSCDCTHLTHFAVLMDVRGHDLNEIDQTLLTLLTYVGCIISIICLLLTFFAYLIFSRNGGDRVFIHENLCLSLAIAEITFLAGITRTEDSLQCGIIAVALMYMFLSALTWMLLEGYHIHRMLTEVFPSDPRRFTYLLVGYIPPAIITLVAYLYNSDGFGTPDHCWLSTQNNFIWFFAGPACFIFCANSLVLVKTLCTVYQHTSGGYLPCRHDVDSGRSIRNWVKGSLALASLLGVTWIFGLFWVEDSRSIVMAYVFTISNSLQGLFIFLFHVVFAEKMRKDVGHWMYRRGCGGSSNSSPNHKRHNVQRDLMSPGVNSSTGSDFLYNTNDKYLTNSDTTNRLVYNGIMNHPNQMSVYQQHPHHQIYEQQPGTYDYATIAYGDMMPGHRVAAPPAYQRLAVAEGRYGSQHQLYQGWHHRPPPEFSPPPPPLSTGPPNSRHYGTGSSGRRPPSSKMSDDSAYSDGSSSMLTTEVTPQGQTVLRIDLNKPSMYCQDL is encoded by the exons ATGCGACGTAACAAAACGACTTATTCGTTGCTCCAAACGATTCTGGTAGCTTGTCTACTGACTGTTACTCCAACTTTCGCCAGCAACAAGCCGACAACGGATGAAAGTG gaaCCATCTCACACACAATATGTGATGGTGAAGCTGCTGAACTGAGTTGTCCTGCTGGAAAAGTAATCTCGATTGTCCTAGGAAACTATGGAAGATTCTCTGTCGCTGTTTGCCTTCCTGACAATGACATCGTTCCATCCAACATCAACTGCCAAAACCACAAGACAAAGTCAATTCTGGAGAAgaa ATGTAACGGAAAGCAGACGTGTCGCTTCTTCGTCGATACGTTTCTGTTCGATGACGCGTGTCCAATGATGAGCAAATACCTGGAGGTGCAACATGAATGCCATGAAG CTACCACGACGACTACAACCACAACTACATCAACTACTACAACCGATAGCAGTTTGATTGTGGACGAAGAAGAGGAGGCTCAAAAG GATGCCCTCAATTCGGACGTTATAAAACCAgtgaaaaagaaggaagatGTGTTTTGTTCGGCAACCAATCGACGAGGAGTTAACTGGCAGAATACAAAATCTGGTACAACATCAAGTGCACCATGTCCTGAAGGATCTAGTGGAAAACAGCTTTGGGCCTGTACGGAAGAAGGGCAATGGCTCACAGAATTTCCAAATAGTGCTGGATGTGAGAGCAACTGGATTTCCTCAAGAAATAGTGTTTTGAGTGGTGTTATTTCGAGTGAGGATGTCTCTGGATTACCGGAATTTCTTCGAAATCTTGGATCTGAAACACGGCGGCCGATGGTTGGAGGTGATCTTCCGAAAGTTCTACATCTTCTCgaaaaaactgtaaatgtGATTGCTGAAGAAAGTTGGGCTTATCAACATTTACCACTCTCTAACAAAGGAGCTGTCGAAGTAATGAACTACATGCTCcgaaatcaagaaatttggGGAAGTTGGGATGTAACAAAGCGAAAAGAATTTGCATCTCGATTCATTTTGGCTGCTGAGAAAGCAATGGTTGCATCTGCGAAAGGAATGATGACATCGGCAGAATCGAATGTGATTGTGCAACCAGCGATCACTGttgaaatttcacacaaaatAAAGATGTCGTCACAGCCAACAGACTACATTTTATTCCCGTCAGCCGCTTTATGGAATGGGCAGAATGTTGATAATGTAAATATTCCACGAGATGCTATATTGAAGATCAACAAAGACGAGACTCAAgtatttttctcttcttttgaTAATCTCGGAGCACAAATGACACCTTCTGATGTTACTGTAGCTATCGCTGGAACTGATCAAACTGAAGTTAGAAAACGGCGCGTCGTCTCAAGAATTGTTGGAGCATCtttgattgaaaatggaaaagagagACGAGTTGAGAATCTGACACAACCAGTTCGGATTACATTCTATCACAAAGAATCGTCAGTCCGTCATTTGAGCAATCCGACGTGTGTCTGGTGGAATCATCATGAACTGAAATGGAAACCTTCTGGATGTAAACTCAGTTATCATAATAAGACAATGACGTCATGTGACTGTACTCATCTCACACATTTTGCTGTTTTGATGGATGTACGAGGACACGATCTGAATGAAATCGACCAAACGCTTCTCACTTTGCTGACTTATGTTGGATGCATTATCTCGATTATTTGTCTTCTACTCACTTTCTTCGCCTACttgattttcagcagaaaTGGAGGTGACCG agtaTTCATCCACGAGAATCTTTGCCTCTCACTGGCCATCGCCGAAATCACATTCTTGGCTGGAATCACACGAACAGAAGATTCACTACAATGTGGAATTATCGCCGTCGCATTGATGTACATGTTCTTATCAGCACTTACATGGATGCTTTTGGAAGGATATCACATTCATAGAATGCTCACTGAAGTTTTCCCATCAGATCCTCGCCGTTTCACATACCTACTCGTCGGCTACATTCCACCAGCAATCATCACACTTGTGGCCTACTTGTACAATTCTGATGGATTTGGAACTCCCGATCATTGCTGGCTTAGTACTCAAAACAACTTCATTTGGTTCTTTGCGGGTCCGGCTTGCTTCATCTTCTGTGCCAACAGTCTTGTGCTCGTTAAGACTTTGTGCACAGTTTATCAGCACACAAGTGGAGGATATCTTCCATGTCGTCACGATGTTGATTCTGGAAGATCGATTCGTAACTGGGTCAAAGGATCATTGGCGTTGGCGAGTTTGCTAGGAGTGACATGGATATTTGGACTTTTCTGGGTTGAAGACTCACGATCCATCGTAATGGCATATGTATTTACGATTTCAAATTCTCTTCAAGGACTCTTCATTTTCCTATTCCACGTCGtctttgctgaaaaaatgcgTAAAGATGTTGGACATTGGATGTATCGACGTGGATGTGGAGGATCAAGTAATTCATCACCAAATCACAAGAGACATAATGTTCAACGAGATTTAATGTCACCTGGAGTAAATAGTTCAACTGGAAGTGATTTCCTg TACAACACGAACGACAAGTACCTGACCAACTCGGATACTACGAATCGATTGGTATATAATGGAATAATGAATCATCCTAATCAAATGTCCGTATATCAACAACATCCACATCATCAAATTTATGAACAACAACCGG GAACGTATGATTATGCAACCATCGCATATGGAGATATGATGCCTGGACATCGTGTTGCTGCTCCACCGGCTTATCAACGACTTGCCGTTGCCGAAGGTCGGTACGGTAGCCAACATCAACTCTACCAAGGATGGCATCATCGTCCTCCTCCAGAGTTCTCACCCCCACCACCCCCACTGTCAACTGGACCACCGAACTCGCGTCACTATGGGACTGGCTCCAGTGGACGACGGCCGCCGAGCTCAAAGATGAGT
- the lat-1 gene encoding Latrophilin-like protein 1 (Confirmed by transcript evidence), with amino-acid sequence MRRNKTTYSLLQTILVACLLTVTPTFASNKPTTDESGTISHTICDGEAAELSCPAGKVISIVLGNYGRFSVAVCLPDNDIVPSNINCQNHKTKSILEKNYHDDYNHNYINYYNR; translated from the exons ATGCGACGTAACAAAACGACTTATTCGTTGCTCCAAACGATTCTGGTAGCTTGTCTACTGACTGTTACTCCAACTTTCGCCAGCAACAAGCCGACAACGGATGAAAGTG gaaCCATCTCACACACAATATGTGATGGTGAAGCTGCTGAACTGAGTTGTCCTGCTGGAAAAGTAATCTCGATTGTCCTAGGAAACTATGGAAGATTCTCTGTCGCTGTTTGCCTTCCTGACAATGACATCGTTCCATCCAACATCAACTGCCAAAACCACAAGACAAAGTCAATTCTGGAGAAgaa CTACCACGACGACTACAACCACAACTACATCAACTACTACAACCGATAG